In Zingiber officinale cultivar Zhangliang chromosome 8B, Zo_v1.1, whole genome shotgun sequence, a single genomic region encodes these proteins:
- the LOC122017111 gene encoding calnexin homolog, translating into MGGRNLTAPLVLMFIAALFSQIWASDPLFYESFDESFEGRWIVSEKADYEGTWKHSKSDGHEDYGLLVSEQARKYAIVKELEEPVALKDGTVVLQFEVRLQNGLECGGAYLKYLRPQEAGWTPKGFNNESPFTIMFGPDKCGSTNKVHFILQHKNPKTGKFVEHHLKYPPSVPFDKNSHVYTAILKPDNELKILIDGEEKKKANLLSSDDFEPALIPPKTIPDPDDKKPEDWDERAKIPDPDAVKPDDWDEDAPMEIEDEEAVKPEGWLDDEPAETDDPEATKPEDWDDEEDGEWEAPKVDNPKCEAAPGCGEWKRPMKRNPAYKGKWSAPLIDNPNYKGIWKPQEIDNPEYFELDKPNMEPIDAIGIEIWTMQDGILFDNILISTDEKVAESYRLETWKPKYDVEKEKQKAEDAGAGFKDGLSGLQKKIFDVLYRIADIPFLKPYQIKIIDVIEKAEKQPTVTIGVLVSTVVVFATVIVRLLFGSKKKPQRQEVSAPSASKTKSAETVGNDSPGTNGTNEEKEENVKVDDASAPRARKSRRET; encoded by the exons GTACATGGAAACACTCGAAGAGTGATGGTCATGAAGACTATGGGCTTCTTGTCAGTGAACAAGCTAGAAAATATGCGATTGTCAAGGAACTTGAGGAGCCAGTTGCTCTCAAGGATGGAACAGTTGTTCTTCAGTTTGAAGTCCGGTTACAAAATGGACTTGAATGTGGAGGCGCATATCTTAAGTACCTACGTCCACAAGAAGCTGGATGGACTCCTAAGGGATTTAATAATGAGTCTCCATTTACTATCATGTTTGGACCTGATAAGTGTGGGTCCACAAATAAGGTGCACTTCATCCTTCAGCACAAGAATCCTAAAACTGGAAAGTTTGTGGAACACCATTTGAAGTATCCTCCATCAGTGCCATTTGACAAAAATTCTCATGTTTATACTGCTATTCTGAAACCTGACAATGAGCTGAAAATTTTGATTGACGgtgaagagaagaaaaaggcGAATTTGTTGTCTTCTGATGACTTTGAGCCAGCTCTTATCCCACCCAAAACAATTCCTGACCCTGATGACAAGAAACCTGAGGATTGGGATGAGCGAGCTAAAATTCCAGACCCTGATGCAGTAAAGCCTGATGACTGGGATGAAGATGCGCCAATGGAGATTGAAGATGAGGAAGCTGTCAAACCAGAAGGATGGCTGGATGATGAACCTGCGGAAACTGATGACCCTGAAGCAACAAAGCCAGAAGATTGGGATGATGAAGAGGATGGAGAATGGGAAGCACCCAAGGTTGACAACCCCAAGTGTGAAGCAGCACCCGGCTGTGGAGAGTGGAAGAGGCCCATGAAGAGGAATCCAGCATACAAGGGGAAATGGTCTGCTCCTCTAATTGACAATCCGAACTACAAGGGTATCTGGAAGCCACAAGAGATAGATAATCCCGAATACTTCGAACTGGACAAACCGAACATGGAGCCTATTGATGCCATTGGTATTGAGATATGGACCATGCAGGATGGGATTCTGtttgacaatattttgatatctACTGACGAGAAGGTTGCTGAGTCGTATAGGTTGGAGACATGGAAGCCTAAGTATGACGTTGAGAAAGAAAAGCAGAAGGCTGAAGACGCTGGTGCTGGGTTTAAAGATGGACTTTCAGGTCTCCAG AAGAAGATATTTGATGTTCTCTACAGGATAGCAGACattcctttcttgaaaccataCCAGATAAAAATCATT GATGTTATTGAGAAGGCAGAGAAACAACCTACCGTCACCATTGGAGTTCTGGTGTCCACGGTAGTGGTATTTGCCACTGTCATAGTCAGGCTTCTCTTTGGTAGCAAAAAGAAACCTCAG AGACAAGAAGTCTCAGCACCGTCTGCTTCCAAAACCAAGTCAGCCGAAACTGTTGGGAATGATTCTCCAGGCACTAATGGCActaatgaagagaaagaagagaatgTAAAAGTTGATGATGCATCTGCTCCTCGAGCTCGGAAATCCAGAAGGGAGACCTGA